GGTTCGGTATGGTGAATGATTTTTATTGAAGTGAAATTGTTCATATGTTTATAAGTGAATTGTTCATATGttgatattgttgtatttgttggaagggagaaattATATTACATTGTGTTGGTTGTTATTATTAATTATGATGAGACGGTTTAATttgttatcgttgattgtgaATGTTGAAATTGTGAtaagctgtgcgacagtcagatgtacgttgttaagggagtttgtactctggagtgaatggtaatatgtacgttgcgagtgaggggtactattacataatggcggtacgttgttaaaGGAGGGATACCAAAGTAatatgagcacgttgttaagggaggtgtgctaagtcatgAGAAgtagcacgttgttaagggagtagtGTTATGTGAatggaaattggattgttatcgtatgttcttgttgttagtgtttattcgtactcaacctcgtggttgactgcatattcgtgaacacctgtgatgaaacataatggggagcagattggacaggtactaaagattagctgacttgggagcttgtgGGAATGCGTGaagacttggccagtctacctagaagtgtagaccacatagattatcgAATCACTTTacttatttccgctgcgagttgtactttaatttatattaagttttagttggttaatttgtaataaacatgtaatcgctaaagttttatttaaagtactttggtgagttacactttgttattcactacttcgggaaaccgagatggtaacactctcatttacttgggatgtctagctaaagactccagaataaatgggggtgttacacaaactATAAAAATAAATAACGTGAATATTGAACTTCCACAAGCCCACCATTGTGATTCCCACATAATTGTTATGCTCTTCAAAATTTAAGACTTGCATATCATTATCTTCCAAGATTCTAAACATGTATCCTTTGTAATTCACAAATTTCAAAATTAAaactataaaatataaaatataaaattgcCTCATTGAATATCGTGGCTAAAAGAAAAATGATAGGGTTTACAAAATTGGAAATATAACTCTATGATTTATGGGTACATCATATTGTTTAAACAAAGTGAGGGGCAATAAAAAAAATTTACTATAATTGAAAGGTGAGTAGAGTGGAAATTTGTACACcaatatgtgtatatatatattaaGATAGATTGTTGAGATTAGAAAACCCAAAAGTTAGAGATGACTAAAAAAAACTCTTCATTCCTTGCCTTTAATGGAATTTATGATCAATTATCAATGCAAGTTAATGCACCCAAGTAGAGTAGATATTAGGAATATATTGAGATATTATGATATTATACGATTGTATGACGAGATGACATGGTATCAGGGATTTCTTTCcacacaaaaatcaaaatcctaaCTTAAAAATAACGAAAATCCTGAAGTCAGCCGCCATGGTAGGTGTTGACGAGTCCCTCACCGAACCACTAAAATCGATCTCTCAAACTCCTACTACCTCGGATCACATGACGTTCCAAGTGCAAAGATTTCCAACGTTGTTCTTCGTCGTGGTAATTATGAAGACTGAAGAAATTCTATGAAAATGTCTCTAAAATCACGGCGTAAATTCGGGTTTATCAATGGTACAATCAAAAAACAACCTGACAAATTCTACCATGAACATTGGAAGGTTGTTCATTGCACTCTCATTCAATGGATTCGTAACAATATTAATCCGTCGCTTTTGGATACAATTTCATATGTTGAGGATGCTTCAGTCCTCTGGTCCGAATTGGAGGCGCAATTCCCTGTTGTCGATGGCTCCAAGATACACGGTCTCAAGACTCAGTTACATAATTACAAGAAAATTAAAGGTATGGATGTTACCACTTATTATGGTAAACTAAAATCTCTTTGGGACTCTAttgttgtacacgaactgtcatTCGCTTGTAAATGCGGGAAGTGTGAATGTTGGATTGGACCCGCTGCAATTAAGCGTCTTGACAATGAACGCTTACATCAATATTTCATGGGCCTTGATGCTACTTTGTAAGGTAATATTCGGTCTCAACAGTTTCAACTTGAACCCTTGCCTACTCTTAATCGGGCTTATCATGATGTGTTACAAGAGGAGCGTTAGCGTGCGGGATCTGCCTTTGCTGATAATTCTAAAGTTGTTGCGTTTGCTACGCTATCAACTCGTCCTTCTCTCGATTGGTGTGCCCTGCGTGACAAGGAGCATGGTGAGAGACGTCAACTGTTTTATTCTCATTGTGATACACATGGCCATGAAGTCCATAATTATTACATTAAGACTCAGAAGTTCCCTGAGTGGTGGGATGACAGACCACGTACCTTGGCTGATCTTCGTCGCGCTCGTACCATGTCTTCTTGTGGTACTGGTTCTGACTCCGGGTCTTCCATGAGTGTTGCTGGCTGTGCACATGCTGAAACGGCGGTTCATGCTAATGTCGTGACCATTGGGGTTTCTGCACATTCTCTTTATGATTCCGATCGTCTTAGCGGTATGTGTAATTGGATACTCGACACAAGGAATTCCAATCACGTCACTGGTAACTTGTCGTGTTTGGAGATCGGTGTGCGATTTCTGCCTGTTCTGTTGGTCTCCAAAACGGGCAGCAGGTCACGTCGACGGATCATAGGCTCGGTCTATATTAATGAATTTATTACCTTGTGTCGTGTTCTTTATGTACGAAGTTTGACCTGCAACTTAATTTCCATTTCACAACTCACGTGAGATAATGAttattcttttgaatttgttAAATGTTCTTGTCTTATTCAGGACCGTTCCTTGAGGACGACGATTGGAGTCGGTGAGCTACAGGATGGACGTTACTGGATCGATGCAGGTGCTCAGCCTTTGGTGGTGAATAAAGTTACTGACATGGGGTCTCTTGATTTTTGGCATCGACGACTGGGACATCCGTCCGAAAAAGTGGTCAAGACTATTCCttttattcgtagtttaaattgCAATAAAGAATTGGTTTGCGATGCATGTTATTTTGCAAAACAACACCGTAGTAGTTTTATTTTGAATGATAAGCGTGCTTCGGACATGTTTGAATTAAtacattgtgatttatggggCTCTTATTGTACTGTTTCTTCGTGTGGAGCGAAGTATTTTGACAATTGTGGATGATTATTCTCGTGCTACTTGGGTATATTTGTTGCTTGATAAGACGGAGGTTACTAATATGTTTATGAGCTTTCTTTCTGTGGTCACCACTCAATTTTCTAAAAATGTTAAAATAGTGAGAAGTGATAATGGCACTGAGTTCAATTGTATGGGAGGCTATTTTCTCACCCATGGGATACAGTTTCAAACATCTTGCGTTGGCACGCCTCAAAAAAATGGTCTTGTCGAACATAAGCAACGTCGTATTTTGAATGTTTGCCC
The Silene latifolia isolate original U9 population chromosome 11, ASM4854445v1, whole genome shotgun sequence genome window above contains:
- the LOC141613370 gene encoding uncharacterized protein LOC141613370: MSLKSRRKFGFINGTIKKQPDKFYHEHWKVVHCTLIQWIRNNINPSLLDTISYVEDASVLWSELEAQFPVVDGSKIHGLKTQLHNYKKIKVVAFATLSTRPSLDWCALRDKEHGERRQLFYSHCDTHGHEVHNYYIKTQKFPEWWDDRPRTLADLRRARTMSSCGTGSDSGSSMSVAGCAHAETAVHANVVTIGVSAHSLYDSDRLSGMCNWILDTRNSNHVTGNLSCLEIGVRFLPVLLDRSLRTTIGVGELQDGRYWIDAGAQPLVVNKVTDMGSLDFWHRRLGHPSEKVVKTIPFIRSLNCNKELGWKLFDLETGFYFVSCDVVFHESSFPFAPTDHPSPSVSTAPSTSLDEPFSGASDTFDTGSVSEEGPTGDANDTGGEAVGERPTAVTAGVEPPYFKEAIRDNGWCGAMKDKIDALECNGTWEFTELSPDKKALGCRWVYKITYKSYGTIESLNARLVIFGNHQMEGLDYGEMFAPVVKMVTIRTFFVVAAIQKWELHQMDVYNAFLHGDLMRKCT